In Paenibacillus sp. 1781tsa1, one DNA window encodes the following:
- a CDS encoding VOC family protein yields the protein MNHLLLMSHSVFPTLDMKRTAQFYEEKIGFRVVEYLDAAEPHICLYRDLTEIILTQSNGQKVIPNRELYGYGYDAYFITKNQEELQQELINADVKIVRALNHTDYNNKEFVIEDIDGRWIAFGIKQG from the coding sequence ATGAATCACTTATTATTGATGTCCCACAGCGTATTTCCGACGCTGGATATGAAGCGAACCGCGCAGTTTTATGAAGAAAAGATAGGCTTTCGGGTCGTTGAATATCTCGATGCCGCGGAACCTCATATCTGCCTGTATCGTGATCTTACCGAGATTATTTTAACCCAAAGTAATGGACAGAAGGTCATTCCCAACAGAGAATTATATGGTTATGGATATGATGCATATTTTATTACCAAGAATCAGGAAGAGCTTCAACAGGAATTGATCAACGCAGATGTGAAGATTGTACGTGCCCTCAATCATACAGATTATAATAACAAGGAGTTTGTGATCGAGGATATTGATGGACGATGGATCGCTTTTGGCATCAAACAGGGGTAA
- a CDS encoding MFS transporter, giving the protein MKDKIVMPLWTCCLFIVVMNTTMFNVSLPVIIHDLQITSDLGSWVISSYSIGYALSTVIYSRLSDRIPVRKLLTVGLLILGLSSLLGLFAHNFTILLLTRILQSAGAGVMAGLGLVIASRYIPVERRGAAIALISSGSAMAFGLGPIVGGLISEYWGWNGLFAITVLVLLALPVLLYFLPRESVKTDQPFDIIGAILTVINAITLLVAITQQSWLWFAVGVISLVAHLLYIRKASLPFVNPQVFRTPGYTRLILIGFCVLVVNLGNLFLMPLVLADLYGRSSLAIGLLIAPGAIVAAFCTRFVGRWIDRYGNMRFMIIGHILLAAVLALFMLGLDQSALIITSGYLFFSPALSASMASLNNEASRVLPKAQIGSGMGMLQLIQFFGGSVSVAVCGLLLHSIPGVSVEEAYHVVYACLLLVCIVSLVLTVWHSRASRSGIEHLASGS; this is encoded by the coding sequence GTGAAAGATAAAATTGTCATGCCACTCTGGACGTGCTGCTTGTTCATCGTTGTGATGAACACCACCATGTTCAATGTTTCTTTGCCAGTCATTATTCATGATCTGCAGATTACCTCGGACCTGGGGTCTTGGGTCATCTCAAGTTATTCCATTGGTTACGCCCTGTCGACGGTGATTTACAGTCGATTGTCAGACCGTATCCCGGTACGCAAACTGCTCACGGTCGGGCTCCTGATCCTGGGGTTATCTTCATTGCTGGGGTTGTTCGCACATAACTTCACGATCCTGTTGCTCACCCGCATTCTGCAATCTGCGGGTGCAGGAGTTATGGCCGGGCTGGGTCTCGTCATTGCAAGTCGTTACATCCCGGTGGAACGACGCGGAGCTGCCATCGCGCTGATCTCATCAGGTAGCGCTATGGCTTTTGGACTTGGCCCCATTGTCGGTGGACTCATTAGCGAGTACTGGGGCTGGAACGGACTTTTTGCCATAACCGTGCTTGTCCTGCTCGCTCTGCCTGTATTGCTCTATTTTCTCCCCCGTGAATCCGTCAAAACAGATCAGCCGTTCGATATTATTGGTGCCATATTAACCGTCATTAATGCCATTACACTTCTCGTCGCGATCACCCAGCAATCCTGGTTATGGTTTGCCGTGGGCGTTATTTCACTTGTTGCACACCTCCTGTATATTCGGAAAGCGAGTCTTCCTTTTGTGAATCCACAAGTGTTCCGAACGCCAGGATACACCCGGTTAATCCTTATCGGATTCTGCGTGCTGGTGGTAAATCTGGGTAATCTGTTTTTGATGCCGCTTGTGCTCGCAGATCTATATGGACGCTCATCGCTCGCCATTGGTTTGCTGATTGCTCCCGGAGCTATTGTTGCAGCATTTTGCACCCGCTTCGTCGGACGCTGGATCGACCGTTATGGCAATATGCGATTTATGATCATCGGACACATCCTGCTTGCAGCGGTACTTGCCCTATTCATGCTCGGACTGGATCAATCCGCCCTGATCATTACCAGCGGTTATCTCTTTTTCTCGCCGGCACTCTCGGCATCCATGGCTTCACTGAATAATGAAGCGTCACGAGTGCTGCCCAAAGCGCAAATCGGTTCCGGTATGGGCATGTTACAACTGATTCAATTCTTCGGTGGATCGGTATCTGTAGCCGTGTGCGGGTTGCTGTTGCACAGCATTCCGGGAGTATCAGTAGAGGAAGCTTATCATGTGGTATACGCTTGTCTGTTGCTCGTCTGCATTGTTTCACTGGTTCTGACCGTCTGGCATAGCAGAGCTTCACGCTCAGGCATTGAACATCTTGCATCCGGTAGTTAA
- a CDS encoding DUF2625 family protein — MNTLTIAELVDRENHAWEELKELLDSGQNTYVYVPAKQEAGEDTLYRLQISTKSYLGAVAYETEGIVLDHGWITLLGAGGDSTSGSLTSWNGVSEQPWIDVLEGMMVVAYDVAGGFFGLDTGKYGRTGEVYYFAPDTLEWESTELTYSGFVNWLADGDLGQFYQTFRWKGWQEDMAQLQTGQVFAYYPPLWTKEGGGESSSKAPISIMEAWKSALDGK; from the coding sequence ATGAATACATTAACGATAGCTGAATTAGTAGATCGGGAGAATCACGCATGGGAAGAACTCAAGGAACTCCTGGATAGCGGGCAAAATACATATGTGTATGTTCCAGCAAAACAAGAGGCTGGAGAGGATACCCTCTATCGTCTGCAAATAAGCACCAAATCCTATTTGGGGGCTGTTGCTTATGAGACAGAAGGTATTGTACTGGACCATGGCTGGATCACGCTGCTTGGTGCGGGTGGTGACAGTACATCGGGGAGTCTCACCAGTTGGAATGGTGTGAGTGAGCAACCTTGGATAGATGTACTGGAAGGTATGATGGTCGTCGCATATGATGTGGCAGGTGGTTTCTTCGGACTGGATACAGGCAAATATGGCCGCACAGGAGAGGTCTATTATTTTGCACCGGATACATTGGAATGGGAATCGACAGAACTGACATATTCAGGTTTCGTCAACTGGCTGGCGGATGGCGATCTGGGGCAGTTCTATCAGACGTTTCGCTGGAAAGGTTGGCAGGAGGATATGGCACAGCTCCAGACGGGACAAGTATTCGCGTATTATCCACCACTTTGGACGAAGGAAGGTGGCGGGGAGAGCAGTAGCAAAGCCCCAATTAGCATCATGGAGGCCTGGAAGTCAGCACTGGACGGGAAATAG
- a CDS encoding DUF1565 domain-containing protein: protein MIRTVLLIIPILMLFASGCQDRTQSMKTPVSVQKSDPQVIHYISPQGNDANKGTLQSPWKTLQHAADHASPGSTIYLREGVYHQKVKITRSGHSSGNPTLFSSYPQENVVIDGEGLAVRGIEGLIEIDNASYITIQNLEIRNFTTTLGGQVPTGIYVQGAGEHIQLLGNTIHAIASYAPPEGPDLMGRDAHGIAIYGTEHPQALRDIIIKDNNLYDLTLGSSESLAVNGNVDTFAIQNNIIHDSDNIGIDLIGYEGTSEDDTYDQARNGIVRGNEVYDITSNNNPSYGTDLPNDSNSAGGIYVDGGKDHIIDQNRVYRSDIGIEIASEHAGRSTSNITLRDNLIYSNRLTGIAMGGYDEERGATEDSKIMYNTLVGNDTLNAGNGQLFIQSRTKNNTFMRNILVSASSEVLIYNEYTSNSGNVFDHNVYYSPGEQEDALWVWKNKAYSGIAAYMKGSGNDAHSIYVNPAFMNEPSEDFRLQANSPVKSYGYLAPR from the coding sequence TTGATTCGTACAGTTCTGCTGATTATTCCGATTCTAATGTTATTCGCATCTGGTTGTCAGGACCGTACCCAGTCCATGAAGACACCCGTTTCTGTTCAAAAGTCTGATCCTCAGGTCATCCATTACATATCCCCCCAAGGAAACGACGCGAATAAAGGAACCCTTCAATCTCCGTGGAAAACGTTGCAGCACGCAGCCGACCATGCTTCGCCAGGAAGCACGATCTATTTGCGTGAAGGCGTCTATCATCAGAAAGTCAAAATCACCCGGAGTGGCCATTCCTCCGGTAATCCGACCTTATTTTCAAGCTATCCGCAAGAGAATGTCGTCATTGATGGTGAAGGCCTCGCTGTCCGAGGCATCGAAGGACTGATTGAAATTGATAATGCCAGTTATATCACCATTCAAAATCTCGAAATTCGTAACTTCACGACCACACTGGGGGGCCAGGTTCCAACCGGGATCTATGTCCAAGGGGCAGGTGAGCATATTCAACTGTTGGGTAACACCATACACGCGATCGCTAGTTATGCACCTCCTGAGGGTCCCGATTTGATGGGCAGGGATGCCCACGGTATTGCCATATATGGCACAGAGCACCCTCAAGCATTACGCGATATCATCATCAAGGATAATAATTTGTATGATCTTACCCTTGGTTCCAGCGAGTCGCTTGCAGTCAACGGCAATGTCGATACCTTTGCCATACAGAACAATATCATCCATGATTCCGACAATATTGGTATTGATCTGATCGGGTACGAGGGTACGTCCGAGGACGACACATACGATCAGGCTCGGAACGGCATTGTACGAGGCAACGAAGTATATGATATTACGTCCAATAACAATCCTTCCTATGGAACAGACCTTCCCAATGATAGCAACTCGGCTGGTGGCATCTATGTTGATGGCGGGAAAGATCATATCATCGACCAGAACCGGGTATACCGGAGCGACATCGGAATTGAGATAGCCTCAGAGCATGCCGGGCGGTCAACCAGCAACATTACCTTGCGTGATAACCTGATTTATTCCAACCGATTGACGGGCATTGCCATGGGAGGTTATGACGAGGAACGAGGAGCTACCGAGGATAGCAAGATTATGTACAATACGCTTGTAGGGAATGATACCCTGAATGCAGGCAATGGACAGTTATTCATACAGTCACGGACGAAGAACAATACGTTCATGCGTAACATTCTCGTATCCGCCAGCTCGGAAGTACTGATATACAATGAATATACCAGCAATAGCGGTAATGTGTTTGACCATAATGTCTATTATTCACCGGGAGAACAAGAAGATGCCCTGTGGGTTTGGAAAAATAAAGCCTACTCCGGCATCGCCGCCTACATGAAGGGATCTGGCAACGATGCTCACTCCATATATGTGAATCCGGCATTTATGAATGAACCGAGCGAAGATTTCCGTCTTCAGGCGAATTCTCCCGTGAAGTCGTATGGCTACCTTGCTCCGCGGTAA
- a CDS encoding sensor domain-containing diguanylate cyclase: MDTQLDSAPCGYFSISDSGIVQSINQTFLTMLGYERDELIGHHIESTMSVSNKVFFHTYFYPYIQLYGHVDEMYFTFRTRDQQAVPVLLNGVRQTRNGESVVDCVVVVMRKRIEHEKDILHTKTKLQELYQATQEANKELERLHEEYKIKEQALIKVNDQLETLASTDLLTGLKNRRFFQERMLESLVLFREKQRYFSLLVVDIDHFKSINDTYGHPIGDLVLGNLAGLLQSLSRSTDVVARYGGEEFVIILPDCEEEQAMGTAERYRSQVASADWGEYNITVSIGAATVVEEDTEQSLFQKADNALYASKTGGRNRVTHSAQMVKS; this comes from the coding sequence ATGGATACTCAACTAGATTCAGCGCCCTGTGGATACTTCTCTATCTCTGATTCGGGCATTGTACAATCGATTAATCAAACTTTTCTGACGATGCTTGGATATGAACGCGATGAGCTTATAGGGCATCATATTGAGTCCACCATGTCGGTGAGCAATAAGGTATTTTTCCATACGTACTTCTATCCTTACATCCAGTTATATGGACATGTGGACGAGATGTATTTCACGTTTCGTACTCGTGATCAGCAGGCTGTTCCCGTGCTGCTTAACGGTGTTCGTCAGACGCGTAACGGGGAGAGCGTGGTAGATTGTGTTGTGGTTGTCATGCGTAAGCGAATCGAACATGAGAAGGATATTTTGCATACCAAAACCAAGCTGCAAGAGCTGTATCAAGCGACGCAAGAAGCGAACAAGGAGCTTGAACGGTTACACGAGGAATATAAGATCAAAGAGCAGGCGTTAATCAAAGTGAATGATCAGTTGGAGACACTGGCTTCCACCGACTTGCTGACAGGATTGAAGAACCGCAGGTTTTTCCAGGAAAGAATGCTTGAAAGCTTGGTATTGTTCCGTGAGAAACAACGTTATTTCTCCCTTCTGGTTGTGGACATTGATCATTTCAAAAGCATTAATGATACGTATGGGCATCCTATTGGAGATCTGGTACTCGGCAATCTGGCGGGGCTGCTGCAATCGTTGTCGCGAAGTACCGATGTGGTTGCACGTTATGGCGGAGAGGAATTTGTTATCATTCTTCCAGATTGTGAAGAGGAGCAAGCCATGGGTACTGCAGAAAGATATCGTTCACAGGTTGCTTCAGCCGACTGGGGTGAATATAACATTACCGTGAGTATCGGTGCGGCCACTGTCGTAGAGGAAGATACGGAACAGTCCTTGTTCCAAAAAGCGGACAACGCCCTGTATGCCTCCAAAACCGGAGGACGAAACCGGGTGACACATTCAGCCCAAATGGTAAAAAGTTAA
- a CDS encoding alpha/beta fold hydrolase — translation MTVNVLVRNNVKVLGSGSQTIVFAHGFGCDQDMWRYIVPGFMDNYRVVLFDYVGSGESQINYYDAGKYNNLQGYAQDVLEIMEALELRDTIFVGHSVSSMIGMLASIQNPQYFKQIIMLGPSPRYVNDLPNYYGGFDRNDIDELLEMMQMNFIGWASYLAPIVMNNPERKELTEELEKSFCSRDPHIARQFAEVTFLSDCRIDLEQASVPTLILQCSEDSIAPVEVGDYLHAHLKNSRLQQMTAKGHYPHLSQPEETIRMIKNYLTGA, via the coding sequence ATGACGGTTAATGTACTTGTAAGAAATAATGTGAAAGTGCTTGGCTCGGGTAGCCAAACGATTGTATTTGCTCATGGTTTTGGATGCGATCAGGATATGTGGCGTTACATTGTTCCAGGTTTTATGGACAACTACCGTGTAGTTTTGTTCGATTATGTTGGATCGGGCGAATCGCAAATTAACTATTATGATGCTGGCAAATATAACAACCTCCAAGGATACGCCCAGGATGTGCTAGAAATTATGGAAGCGCTTGAGCTAAGGGACACCATATTTGTCGGGCATTCCGTCAGCAGTATGATTGGTATGCTGGCATCAATTCAGAACCCCCAATATTTCAAACAAATCATTATGTTGGGGCCTTCCCCACGTTACGTGAATGATCTGCCGAATTATTATGGAGGTTTTGATCGGAATGATATCGATGAATTGCTTGAAATGATGCAGATGAATTTTATTGGATGGGCGAGTTATCTGGCACCCATTGTGATGAACAATCCGGAACGGAAAGAACTGACGGAAGAGTTGGAGAAAAGCTTCTGCTCCAGAGATCCGCATATTGCGAGACAATTTGCCGAGGTGACGTTTTTATCGGACTGTCGTATTGATCTGGAGCAGGCAAGTGTGCCAACATTAATTCTTCAGTGTTCCGAGGACAGTATTGCCCCGGTTGAAGTAGGGGATTATTTACATGCTCATCTGAAAAATAGTAGGTTACAACAGATGACGGCCAAGGGACATTATCCGCATCTAAGTCAACCGGAAGAAACGATCCGAATGATTAAGAATTATTTGACTGGCGCATAA
- a CDS encoding MFS transporter, translating to MSTSTTSPTPQQLWGRSFIFIMLANALLFMAFEMLLPTLPLFVSSLGGEASQIGLVTGIFMFSAILIRPFTSVLATRIDKKVLLIIGITICALMTGAYYLSSGIGMILVFRVIHGFGFGLATTYFATIATENIPRDRRGEGMGYFGVGETVAISIGPLIGTSLLFKYDYQSLFMGGMCILLLALLMAVFVSRKPKGLPDNENAELPAATVKLIEKKVLFPSLLIMLVGIAAGSIMSFVALFAAEREFNNIAWFFFIVAIASFAVRLFSGKMFDRLGPGSVLLPSAVFAIAGLLVLTIARNDVQFLIAGALYGFGFGAIFPAIQTWCVNLVEEHEHENAMASFFNFFDLGIGGGSLILGVVASAFSYTVVYAISIGIFVVYILLYLVYSQKQQRYTARQLEVDIE from the coding sequence ATGAGCACTTCTACTACCAGCCCTACACCTCAGCAACTCTGGGGAAGATCATTTATTTTCATCATGTTAGCCAACGCGCTATTGTTTATGGCCTTTGAGATGTTACTTCCCACCTTGCCATTGTTCGTTTCCAGTTTGGGTGGAGAAGCTTCACAGATCGGTCTTGTTACCGGCATATTTATGTTTTCTGCCATTTTGATTCGACCCTTCACGTCCGTTTTAGCGACCCGAATAGATAAAAAGGTTCTGTTGATTATCGGCATAACCATCTGTGCATTAATGACAGGTGCATACTACCTCTCGTCAGGTATTGGGATGATTCTCGTATTTCGAGTGATCCATGGATTCGGATTTGGTTTGGCAACGACCTATTTTGCGACGATTGCTACAGAAAACATTCCAAGAGATCGCCGGGGAGAAGGCATGGGGTATTTCGGAGTAGGCGAGACCGTCGCCATATCCATCGGTCCCTTGATTGGCACCAGTCTGTTGTTTAAGTATGACTATCAGAGCCTGTTTATGGGAGGCATGTGCATTTTGCTGTTAGCTCTCCTGATGGCAGTGTTTGTATCCAGAAAGCCCAAGGGGTTACCTGATAACGAAAACGCTGAACTTCCTGCTGCAACCGTCAAGTTGATCGAAAAGAAAGTACTGTTCCCTTCGTTGTTGATCATGCTGGTTGGCATTGCAGCCGGCTCCATCATGTCCTTTGTGGCTTTATTTGCTGCCGAGAGAGAGTTCAACAATATCGCTTGGTTTTTCTTTATCGTCGCTATCGCCAGCTTCGCCGTTCGATTGTTCTCCGGGAAAATGTTTGATCGATTGGGGCCAGGCTCCGTGTTGTTGCCTTCTGCCGTGTTTGCAATCGCAGGACTACTCGTTCTGACGATCGCCCGGAATGATGTGCAATTCCTGATCGCTGGCGCGTTATACGGCTTTGGCTTTGGTGCCATATTCCCGGCTATCCAGACCTGGTGTGTGAATCTTGTCGAGGAACATGAACATGAAAATGCGATGGCTTCCTTCTTTAATTTTTTTGACCTCGGGATTGGCGGTGGTTCGTTGATCCTGGGCGTGGTGGCTTCTGCATTTTCCTATACGGTGGTGTATGCTATCTCTATAGGCATTTTTGTGGTATATATCTTGTTATATTTGGTATACTCCCAAAAACAGCAGAGGTATACCGCTCGCCAACTGGAGGTAGACATTGAGTAA
- a CDS encoding TetR/AcrR family transcriptional regulator, translated as MSKKRIKEIAIQHFNRLGYEGTKMAQIAEEAGIRKQSLAYHYSSKKALLLELYEEVVQEEQQFVRQFFSESDTQTLDQQLYTFLHEHKNRFLTHPNVAFMYILSFITPLEVHDFVLAQYRTYLGTLKEELAAVFTKHPDIRLSPEEATVAFVTVMDGLDVQLVYETRQSYEQALAITWNVFWSGIQR; from the coding sequence TTGAGTAAAAAACGAATCAAGGAAATTGCCATTCAACATTTTAATCGTCTGGGTTACGAGGGGACCAAGATGGCGCAGATTGCCGAAGAAGCAGGTATTCGCAAGCAATCTCTGGCTTATCATTATTCATCCAAAAAAGCGTTATTGCTGGAGTTATACGAGGAAGTTGTGCAGGAGGAACAGCAGTTTGTACGCCAATTTTTCAGTGAGTCTGATACCCAAACTCTGGATCAGCAACTGTATACCTTTTTGCATGAACACAAAAATCGTTTCCTGACCCATCCGAACGTTGCTTTTATGTATATCCTGTCATTTATCACACCACTGGAGGTGCATGATTTTGTGTTGGCCCAATATCGAACGTACCTCGGGACACTGAAGGAAGAGTTAGCAGCCGTCTTTACCAAACATCCCGATATACGCCTGAGTCCGGAAGAAGCCACCGTAGCCTTTGTTACCGTGATGGATGGATTGGACGTACAGCTCGTGTATGAGACACGGCAATCCTATGAACAAGCTTTGGCGATCACCTGGAATGTCTTCTGGTCAGGTATCCAGCGCTAA
- a CDS encoding DUF1697 domain-containing protein: MIYVALLRGINVGGNNKINMKQLKETFEQAGMLDVVTYINSGNIIFADHQERADANREISLVLEQAIAADFGLQIRVMVRNMDEIQSVIEALPAEWVNDDTAKSDVMFLWDEINEPSVLDQLPIKPEIGTLIYVPGAILYSVSREDASKSGMNKLVGSKVYAYMTVRNVNTTRKIYALMQTAAEK; encoded by the coding sequence ATGATCTATGTAGCCTTGCTGCGAGGCATTAATGTAGGCGGGAACAACAAAATAAATATGAAGCAATTGAAAGAAACGTTTGAACAAGCAGGCATGTTGGATGTCGTTACATACATCAACTCTGGCAATATTATTTTTGCTGATCATCAAGAACGTGCCGATGCGAATAGGGAGATATCCCTTGTTTTAGAACAGGCCATCGCCGCTGATTTCGGCTTACAGATCAGGGTGATGGTGCGGAATATGGATGAAATCCAAAGCGTTATCGAAGCGCTCCCAGCGGAATGGGTTAATGACGATACGGCCAAAAGTGATGTGATGTTCCTCTGGGACGAGATCAACGAGCCCTCCGTGCTGGATCAACTGCCCATCAAACCCGAAATCGGCACACTGATTTATGTTCCCGGAGCCATTTTGTATTCAGTCAGCAGAGAGGATGCATCCAAAAGTGGCATGAACAAGCTTGTGGGTTCCAAAGTCTATGCTTATATGACCGTAAGAAACGTGAATACCACACGTAAGATATATGCACTCATGCAGACAGCAGCCGAGAAATAA
- a CDS encoding Hsp20/alpha crystallin family protein: MFDLIPFRKRNEDPFGHMLKSFNDMVENSFLSPFGTGSQPFRTDIREEEDKYWVEAELPGIAKEDIDIQVEGKELIIRAKRNEVLEQKDDSNRIIRQERRSGEFIRRFYVDHIDEEHIKARLEDGVLKLEIPKRPGDDQSRRRIQID, from the coding sequence ATGTTTGATCTGATTCCGTTTCGTAAACGAAATGAAGACCCGTTCGGACACATGTTGAAATCCTTCAATGACATGGTTGAGAACTCATTCCTCTCCCCTTTTGGGACTGGCTCCCAGCCATTTCGCACCGACATTCGTGAGGAAGAAGACAAATATTGGGTAGAAGCCGAGCTTCCGGGCATTGCCAAAGAGGATATAGACATTCAAGTTGAAGGTAAAGAATTGATTATTCGTGCCAAACGTAATGAGGTGCTGGAACAGAAGGATGACTCCAATCGGATCATTCGGCAGGAGCGTCGTTCAGGCGAATTTATCCGGCGTTTCTATGTAGATCATATTGATGAAGAGCATATCAAGGCCAGATTGGAAGATGGTGTGCTGAAGCTTGAGATTCCAAAACGCCCTGGTGACGATCAATCTCGCAGACGCATTCAAATTGACTAA
- a CDS encoding stalk domain-containing protein has protein sequence MKKRNQWLAVLSMTAILSAGATSYTSMIHAADATKPANDQVALRTAIQNMQGTVTWNGNSRSVDIQIADTKVQLPIGTSSATINGVKTPLDSKSYITKGTTYVSSQTLKLITDQLILKQNKTGFERTASFQMPGGKAEISASTPDGQRLLVTEADNGSISVLDIADLKNINVLKTVSFHDLSAKAEVTSVTVSKDGKYGLAVIRTGDTDSEANKGLLAIVDLTTYKTAKTYELGIGPDSIALSPDGLHAVIAIEDEELNKAADEIDYANAKRPGSIMVVSFAGGNVLEGEITNLPVSLDHVEGAIYPHDPQPEYVAISPDSKTAAITLQENNVVAIVDLETKKISSIFALGTTSHQADLKDDGMVQFKETLTARYEPDGIAFSADGKYLLTANEGDLGKNEFEDGVKAGGRNIAVWDLQGKRMYDSQNLIDTATAMVGLYPDDRSPNKGSEVENLTVATVDGTTYAAVASERADAILFFDLADPVNPNYLGLIPTAGESPEGIHRVNGRSLFVSADESTGTLSFFAKK, from the coding sequence TTGAAAAAGAGAAATCAATGGCTTGCCGTTCTGTCGATGACCGCCATTCTTAGCGCAGGAGCAACCAGCTACACATCAATGATTCATGCCGCTGACGCAACTAAACCTGCCAACGATCAAGTTGCACTGCGTACAGCCATCCAAAATATGCAAGGTACGGTCACATGGAACGGAAATAGTCGCAGTGTTGATATCCAGATCGCAGATACTAAAGTTCAACTTCCTATAGGAACGTCCTCAGCAACCATCAACGGTGTAAAAACGCCTTTGGACAGTAAGAGCTACATCACCAAAGGAACAACGTATGTATCTTCCCAAACGCTAAAATTAATCACGGATCAACTGATCCTGAAACAAAATAAAACCGGTTTTGAACGGACCGCATCGTTTCAGATGCCCGGTGGCAAAGCAGAAATATCAGCCTCTACGCCAGATGGACAGCGCCTGCTCGTCACCGAAGCAGACAATGGCAGCATCTCCGTATTGGACATTGCTGACTTGAAAAACATCAACGTATTGAAAACAGTCAGCTTCCATGACCTCTCCGCCAAAGCTGAAGTCACCAGTGTAACCGTGTCCAAAGACGGCAAATACGGTCTGGCTGTTATTCGTACAGGGGATACGGACAGTGAAGCAAACAAAGGATTGCTTGCCATAGTGGATCTGACAACCTACAAAACTGCAAAAACATATGAACTCGGTATTGGTCCTGACTCGATTGCACTTTCACCTGATGGTCTCCATGCGGTGATTGCCATAGAAGACGAAGAACTGAATAAAGCTGCCGATGAAATTGACTATGCCAATGCCAAACGCCCGGGTAGCATTATGGTTGTATCTTTTGCTGGCGGGAACGTATTGGAGGGTGAAATCACGAACTTGCCGGTATCTCTGGACCATGTTGAAGGTGCAATCTATCCGCATGATCCACAACCGGAGTATGTTGCCATTAGTCCGGATAGCAAAACAGCAGCCATCACGCTACAGGAGAACAACGTTGTTGCCATCGTAGATTTGGAGACCAAAAAGATCAGCTCCATCTTCGCTCTCGGTACCACCTCACATCAAGCGGATCTGAAAGATGACGGTATGGTTCAGTTCAAAGAGACATTGACAGCTCGTTATGAACCGGATGGGATTGCTTTCTCGGCAGATGGTAAATACCTGCTGACAGCTAATGAAGGAGACTTGGGCAAGAATGAATTTGAGGATGGGGTAAAAGCAGGCGGACGCAATATTGCTGTCTGGGATCTGCAAGGCAAGCGGATGTACGATAGCCAGAACCTCATTGACACGGCAACCGCCATGGTTGGCTTGTACCCGGATGATCGCAGTCCCAACAAAGGCAGCGAAGTGGAGAATCTGACCGTTGCCACTGTGGACGGCACAACGTATGCAGCGGTAGCTTCCGAACGGGCAGATGCCATTCTGTTCTTTGATCTTGCTGATCCGGTCAATCCGAACTACCTGGGTCTGATTCCTACAGCCGGAGAATCACCAGAAGGAATCCATCGGGTTAACGGACGTAGCCTGTTTGTTAGTGCTGATGAAAGCACCGGAACACTTAGTTTTTTTGCCAAGAAATAG